The following coding sequences lie in one Mucilaginibacter sp. KACC 22773 genomic window:
- a CDS encoding redoxin domain-containing protein produces MKISISIIIAASALSLSTAKGLAQTTVNRDSTRKVLQNLFISKDPQDKVTLNDNLKKLAASDNEREVMLAGDYYYQLKNQKAADSLYQRQLVKFPMGMAAREKGQQAIYDLKTAEEQEAAYKKWVAKFPPSRFPNIDHDHLVYDYVTVGIAMLYAEKHNTRKALAYINMEKEEFWKTNGYSGLADAFEKAGDKPNAKLYVKKAMDIAGKFYYAKNNDNAGKFAASGYPALLARYAQILFDEKKYTEALTYIEKSYKLNKEVNPATSYSYAKMLMKLGRNKDAYSKLEGVVKAGKATTEMEATFKSLYVKVNGSNKGYDAYAAVIRKGFLDNLQAKLANEIMNTPANNFTLSDLDGNKVTLADLKGKIVILDFWATWCGPCKASFPAMQMAQNKFKDDPNVKFLFIHTWERTPNATEDAKAFIKSKGYNFEVLMDLKDPATKLNNVVSSYNVDGIPSKFVIDKNGIIRFHLLGFEGGNEAAVDELSMMIDMAKEKS; encoded by the coding sequence ATGAAAATCAGCATTTCAATAATAATAGCCGCGTCGGCTTTAAGTTTGTCAACCGCAAAAGGTTTAGCGCAAACAACCGTTAACCGAGATAGTACAAGAAAGGTTTTGCAAAACCTATTCATATCAAAAGACCCGCAGGACAAGGTTACGCTTAATGATAATTTAAAAAAACTTGCAGCAAGCGACAACGAAAGAGAGGTGATGCTGGCCGGTGATTATTATTATCAGCTTAAAAATCAAAAAGCGGCAGATTCATTATATCAACGCCAATTGGTGAAGTTTCCAATGGGCATGGCTGCAAGGGAAAAGGGTCAGCAGGCTATTTATGATCTAAAGACAGCGGAAGAACAAGAGGCGGCATATAAAAAATGGGTAGCTAAGTTTCCTCCTTCCCGATTTCCAAATATAGACCACGACCATCTTGTCTATGATTATGTAACTGTAGGCATCGCAATGCTGTATGCAGAGAAACATAATACCCGGAAAGCCCTGGCCTACATCAATATGGAAAAGGAGGAATTCTGGAAAACTAACGGATATTCCGGGCTTGCTGATGCTTTTGAAAAAGCCGGAGATAAACCTAATGCCAAGTTGTATGTCAAAAAAGCCATGGACATTGCCGGAAAATTCTATTACGCTAAAAATAATGATAATGCCGGAAAATTTGCTGCTTCAGGATACCCGGCTCTTTTAGCGAGATATGCGCAAATATTATTCGATGAGAAAAAATATACTGAAGCGTTAACTTATATAGAGAAATCTTATAAACTAAACAAGGAGGTTAACCCGGCAACCAGCTATTCCTATGCCAAAATGCTGATGAAGCTTGGCCGAAACAAAGACGCTTATTCGAAATTGGAAGGAGTGGTTAAAGCCGGCAAAGCTACTACCGAAATGGAAGCAACCTTTAAATCGCTTTACGTAAAAGTAAATGGCAGTAATAAAGGATATGACGCTTATGCCGCTGTAATCAGGAAGGGCTTTTTAGATAACCTCCAGGCAAAGTTGGCAAACGAGATCATGAATACGCCGGCTAACAATTTTACACTCAGTGATTTAGATGGAAATAAGGTTACACTGGCCGATTTAAAAGGAAAAATTGTAATTCTGGATTTCTGGGCGACCTGGTGTGGGCCTTGTAAGGCATCGTTCCCCGCAATGCAGATGGCTCAAAACAAATTTAAAGATGATCCAAACGTGAAGTTTTTATTTATTCATACATGGGAAAGAACCCCTAATGCTACCGAAGATGCAAAAGCTTTTATTAAAAGTAAAGGGTATAATTTCGAAGTGTTAATGGATTTGAAGGATCCTGCGACAAAACTGAATAATGTGGTAAGCAGCTATAACGTCGATGGAATACCTTCAAAATTTGTTATTGATAAAAATGGTATAATACGGTTTCACTTACTTGGCTTTGAAGGAGGTAACGAGGCTGCGGTTGATGAATTATCAATGATGATTGATATGGCAAAGGAAAAGTCTTAA
- a CDS encoding (R)-mandelonitrile lyase has translation MKTFGLLIALVWLFSLNSNAQQSANTDKTAGQYDLYPKGKPAPAENFTGSVWVWPLVANDSVFHFVSGSVTFAPGARSHWHAHPAGQILYITGGTCYYQEKGGTIQVFHKGDVIKCPPNIDHWHGASPADTMTHIALNPNTQNGIVVWKQEVTDKEYRALKR, from the coding sequence ATGAAAACATTTGGATTATTAATCGCACTGGTATGGCTGTTCAGCCTGAACAGCAACGCGCAGCAGTCTGCAAATACGGATAAAACCGCCGGTCAATATGATCTTTATCCAAAAGGCAAACCCGCTCCTGCTGAAAATTTTACCGGAAGTGTATGGGTTTGGCCACTGGTAGCCAATGACAGCGTGTTTCACTTTGTATCCGGTTCGGTAACTTTTGCACCAGGAGCCCGTAGCCACTGGCACGCACACCCTGCCGGACAGATTTTGTATATCACGGGCGGTACCTGTTATTACCAGGAGAAGGGCGGGACAATTCAGGTTTTTCATAAAGGAGATGTTATCAAATGCCCGCCCAATATAGACCACTGGCATGGCGCCTCGCCTGCAGATACAATGACGCACATCGCCCTGAATCCAAACACCCAAAATGGCATTGTGGTGTGGAAACAAGAAGTAACCGACAAGGAATACAGGGCGCTAAAACGATAG
- a CDS encoding RagB/SusD family nutrient uptake outer membrane protein translates to MKYKITSIHNATFLLAFITIAFVCSCKKYVDVPIAPGLLTTEKAFASDSSATSAVLSLYNYSATNNSIQYYTWTGGLQADELQYTGTDPATIQFEQNQIFTNNPISSGGLWGYPYTAIRFANSAIEQINISKNITQPTKDQLSGEAKFMRAFMFFYLSNFFGDVPLTLDPNPLNNAKLSRATSAQVYDQIITDLKSAQSLLTENYAGNAAHRARVNKLAATALLARVYLYRKDYRNAQEQANLVINSGAYGMPALNEVFTNNSPEVILQFATNNGVSTIGSQYRTNPGDATSPPPTYVLFNNFVRSFERGDNRRTAWIDSTNYNNTTYYRIYKNKIADQSQGNNEYDVVLRLAEQYLISAEAKAQQGNVAGAASDLNVVRRRAGLRNTTANTQAALLTAILQERKVELFGEFAHRWLDLKRTDQANAVLGPLKPTWKPTAVLNPIPNQDILLNNNLTQNPGY, encoded by the coding sequence ATGAAATACAAAATTACATCAATTCACAACGCTACCTTCCTGTTAGCATTTATAACCATCGCCTTTGTATGCTCCTGCAAAAAATATGTGGATGTTCCCATTGCTCCCGGACTATTAACAACAGAAAAGGCCTTTGCTTCAGACAGTTCGGCCACCAGCGCAGTACTTTCGCTCTACAACTATTCTGCGACCAACAATAGCATACAGTATTATACCTGGACGGGGGGACTACAGGCTGATGAACTACAATATACAGGCACTGATCCCGCAACGATTCAATTTGAGCAGAACCAGATCTTCACAAATAACCCTATTTCTTCCGGTGGCCTATGGGGCTACCCTTATACGGCTATCCGGTTTGCAAATTCTGCTATTGAACAAATTAATATTTCAAAAAATATAACTCAGCCGACAAAGGATCAGCTTTCAGGAGAAGCGAAGTTCATGCGGGCATTTATGTTTTTCTATTTGTCAAACTTTTTCGGAGATGTACCGCTTACGCTCGACCCTAATCCGCTTAACAATGCAAAATTATCTAGGGCCACAAGTGCACAAGTTTATGACCAAATAATTACCGATCTTAAAAGTGCTCAATCCTTATTAACTGAAAACTATGCAGGAAACGCAGCTCACAGAGCAAGGGTCAATAAGTTGGCAGCAACGGCATTACTAGCCAGGGTTTACCTCTATCGAAAAGATTATAGAAACGCGCAGGAACAAGCGAATTTGGTCATCAATTCGGGAGCCTATGGCATGCCGGCATTAAACGAGGTATTTACCAACAACAGTCCGGAAGTGATCCTTCAATTTGCAACAAACAATGGCGTTTCAACGATTGGAAGTCAGTACCGGACCAACCCAGGAGATGCAACAAGCCCTCCACCTACCTATGTACTATTTAATAATTTTGTAAGATCATTTGAGCGGGGCGACAACCGCCGGACGGCATGGATTGATTCAACGAATTATAACAACACGACTTACTACCGGATTTATAAAAACAAAATTGCCGATCAATCACAGGGAAATAACGAGTACGACGTGGTTTTAAGATTGGCGGAGCAATACCTCATCAGCGCAGAAGCTAAGGCTCAACAGGGGAATGTGGCCGGTGCCGCGAGCGACCTGAATGTTGTACGAAGACGCGCGGGTTTGAGAAATACCACAGCCAATACACAAGCTGCCCTGCTAACGGCCATTCTTCAGGAACGCAAGGTAGAACTATTTGGAGAGTTCGCGCATAGGTGGCTGGACTTGAAACGTACAGATCAGGCAAATGCCGTATTGGGACCGTTAAAACCTACCTGGAAGCCAACAGCGGTTTTAAATCCAATTCCTAATCAGGATATTTTACTAAATAATAATCTTACACAGAACCCCGGTTACTAA
- a CDS encoding carboxymuconolactone decarboxylase family protein has translation MKTIFSAAFILIFSFFNTGIKAQNKMVAKQNLDLKQQRIVTIAAFTAKGDIPRLKACLSKGLDDGLTINEIKEVLVQLYAYCGFPRSLNGINALMAVLDERKAIGISDAPGRDASPVNDNNRYLTGKQTLQTLTGVEEKGPKKGANGFAPVIDTFLKEHLFADIFSRDILSYQQRELATISALAAMSGVESQLQSHIGIGLNTGLSEEQLTQALVLIKDSIGKNEAAIAGKILSKALTIKQNEK, from the coding sequence ATGAAAACAATATTTTCGGCAGCATTTATTCTTATTTTCTCCTTTTTTAATACAGGCATTAAAGCACAAAACAAAATGGTCGCCAAACAAAATTTAGATCTAAAACAACAGCGTATCGTTACCATCGCTGCCTTCACGGCTAAAGGCGATATCCCCCGGCTGAAGGCTTGTCTCAGCAAGGGCCTCGATGATGGTCTTACGATCAACGAGATCAAGGAAGTACTTGTTCAGTTATATGCTTATTGCGGCTTTCCCCGAAGCCTTAATGGTATTAATGCCTTGATGGCTGTTCTTGATGAGCGCAAAGCTATAGGGATTTCTGACGCACCGGGTCGCGACGCATCCCCGGTTAACGATAACAATAGATACCTCACGGGCAAGCAAACGCTTCAAACGCTCACCGGTGTTGAAGAAAAAGGGCCAAAAAAGGGGGCCAACGGATTTGCTCCTGTGATCGATACATTTTTAAAAGAGCACCTTTTTGCCGACATCTTCAGCCGGGATATACTTTCTTATCAGCAACGGGAGCTCGCCACCATTTCTGCACTCGCAGCTATGAGCGGCGTTGAATCTCAGCTGCAATCGCATATTGGTATTGGCTTAAACACGGGGCTTAGCGAGGAACAATTGACTCAGGCCCTCGTATTGATTAAAGACAGTATCGGTAAAAACGAAGCCGCTATCGCTGGTAAAATATTATCTAAGGCTCTTACCATAAAGCAAAATGAAAAATAA
- a CDS encoding SusC/RagA family TonB-linked outer membrane protein: MQKLTAFAKRNFYPLFKIKSRINWLFIMKLSVCCGAFLICSFTLLASTPSSGQSLHGTKISMEAKGESLKSALQKLQDQTGFVIFYRSDKINKYQSVTLENKQRSVAETLDLLLKGTNLEYQQDGNKIILSEKAKVSVSQATEVSEITVAGIVRDEKDDPLAGVTILCKQNHNLGTATDQNGHFSLPGLPENAILVFSFIGYETKEIPIGGLTRLDIHLKAAPGSLNEVQIIGYGQTTKRDNTGSVSSVTAKDLGKQTIDNPLVGLQGRVAGMQVTQDNGLPGAAVRVNIRGAYNPLSEAGYIPLYVIDGVPFTLFNGASPTSDNLNAYGTAGANGGVSPFSMIAPEDIERIDILKDADATAIYGSRGANGVVLITTKKGNQGRTTVNVNVNSGIGKVPRFVPVLNLQQYLDLRRQAYANAGATPSAENGGLDLTSWSQTSSTDWQKYFLGGTAHTTNATASISGGDASNTFLLSTTYRKQGTVFIGDYGSNSFSGRLNGGHTSFNRKFSINASANYSYMGTDLPTSDFSGPFSGVTGLAPNYPLYNPNGSLNWTSNNPVAYLMQPTLAQTTNLVTNVDMSYLLAKGLTLKVNAGYTLTRIKQQQQKPASSQNPSFAPTSSLTYTDNDNSNYIIEPQAGYVRQIGKGKLDVVAGMTYQQNKSTGVYLLGTGYGSDELLGSLIGASLVQTQYANYSLYKYTAGFARVNYNWDSKYIIDGTFRRDGSSRFGENKRFGNFGAVGASWIFADEEFMKNMNFLSFGKLRASYGLTGNDQIPNYQYYALYQAVGSYGAYDGFPTLLSTNIANPDLSWETAKKLDIALEMGILKDRVLLKVDYYRNRTSNILMYEPLPSQTGTTSLLKNVGATFQNRGFEFELSTVNVAKSNFKWTTNINLTINRDKILSFPGLADSYYATQFIVGQPATVPLLYHYTGPDPQNGLPTYQDKNGDGVINESDLSQAPYGHPFYGGITNNIKYKSLELDFTFQYNHRMGYKDATLAFASLPFGSTYQNPSTGALNRWMAPGSTGYYPVATLNYDPSFSNLDLSDYNWGDASYLKLKTVSLNYSLPKMWISRIGFSNATVYLQGQNLYTWAKQKYIYDPEVAAGGAGSGPGVGRFNAFPQLRTIVLGLNCSF, translated from the coding sequence ATGCAAAAATTAACTGCTTTTGCAAAAAGGAATTTCTATCCCCTTTTTAAAATAAAATCTCGAATTAATTGGCTTTTTATTATGAAATTAAGCGTTTGTTGTGGAGCTTTTTTAATATGTAGCTTTACTCTGCTTGCTTCTACCCCTTCATCCGGACAAAGCCTCCATGGAACGAAAATATCTATGGAAGCTAAGGGCGAGTCTCTTAAGTCTGCGCTGCAAAAATTACAGGATCAGACAGGGTTTGTTATCTTTTATCGCTCAGATAAAATAAACAAATATCAAAGCGTAACGCTGGAAAATAAGCAAAGATCCGTAGCTGAAACCCTCGATTTACTGCTTAAAGGTACAAACCTTGAGTATCAACAGGATGGCAACAAGATTATTTTATCGGAGAAGGCAAAAGTAAGCGTTAGCCAGGCCACTGAGGTCAGCGAAATCACAGTTGCCGGTATTGTCAGGGACGAAAAGGACGATCCCCTGGCAGGTGTCACTATTTTGTGTAAACAAAACCATAATTTGGGTACGGCAACCGACCAAAATGGACATTTCAGTTTACCCGGTTTGCCTGAAAATGCGATTTTAGTTTTCAGTTTTATTGGTTATGAAACCAAAGAGATTCCTATAGGCGGATTGACAAGATTGGACATTCATCTTAAAGCTGCGCCCGGTTCTCTAAACGAAGTTCAAATCATTGGTTACGGTCAAACGACGAAAAGAGACAATACAGGGTCCGTTAGTTCGGTAACTGCAAAAGATTTAGGAAAACAGACCATCGATAATCCATTGGTTGGCCTCCAGGGCCGTGTAGCCGGAATGCAGGTCACCCAAGACAACGGATTGCCAGGAGCCGCTGTACGGGTTAATATAAGGGGCGCCTACAATCCTTTATCTGAGGCCGGTTATATTCCCTTATATGTCATTGATGGCGTGCCGTTTACCTTATTCAACGGCGCATCTCCAACATCAGATAATTTAAACGCATACGGTACTGCCGGGGCAAACGGCGGAGTAAGTCCTTTTAGTATGATCGCCCCTGAAGATATTGAAAGGATCGATATTCTGAAAGATGCAGATGCGACCGCTATATACGGTTCCAGAGGCGCGAATGGTGTAGTGCTGATCACTACCAAAAAAGGAAACCAGGGTAGGACAACTGTGAATGTCAATGTAAACAGCGGTATTGGAAAAGTACCCCGGTTTGTCCCCGTGCTAAATTTGCAACAATACCTTGATTTAAGAAGGCAAGCCTACGCAAATGCTGGAGCAACCCCCAGCGCCGAAAATGGCGGACTGGATCTGACAAGCTGGAGCCAAACAAGTTCAACTGATTGGCAAAAATACTTTCTTGGCGGAACTGCACATACCACAAATGCTACGGCATCAATCTCCGGTGGCGACGCGTCAAACACCTTTTTGCTATCTACAACTTATAGAAAACAAGGAACTGTGTTTATCGGAGATTATGGATCTAACTCTTTTTCCGGACGATTGAATGGCGGTCATACAAGTTTCAATAGGAAATTTAGTATCAACGCCTCGGCAAACTATTCCTACATGGGTACTGATTTACCGACAAGCGATTTTTCTGGTCCTTTTTCAGGGGTTACAGGTCTTGCCCCCAATTATCCGCTTTATAATCCTAATGGCAGTTTGAACTGGACCTCCAACAATCCGGTGGCTTATTTGATGCAACCTACTTTAGCGCAGACTACGAATCTGGTTACCAATGTTGACATGTCGTATCTTCTGGCAAAAGGCCTTACTTTAAAAGTAAATGCGGGATATACCCTGACAAGAATTAAACAGCAGCAACAAAAGCCGGCTAGTTCCCAGAACCCTTCTTTTGCGCCTACGAGCAGCCTGACCTATACAGACAATGATAATTCAAACTACATTATTGAGCCACAGGCCGGATATGTGCGTCAAATTGGAAAAGGCAAACTGGATGTAGTGGCCGGTATGACCTATCAGCAAAATAAATCGACCGGTGTATACCTGCTTGGTACTGGTTATGGTTCTGATGAATTACTGGGAAGTTTGATTGGTGCATCATTGGTTCAAACGCAGTATGCCAATTATTCTTTATACAAATATACAGCAGGCTTCGCCAGGGTAAATTATAACTGGGATAGTAAATATATCATCGACGGTACCTTTAGAAGAGATGGATCATCCCGATTCGGCGAAAATAAACGTTTTGGAAATTTTGGTGCCGTGGGTGCTTCCTGGATTTTTGCTGATGAAGAGTTTATGAAAAATATGAACTTTTTAAGCTTTGGTAAATTACGGGCGAGTTACGGTCTAACAGGCAACGACCAGATACCTAACTACCAATATTATGCGTTATATCAGGCAGTAGGTTCATATGGCGCCTATGACGGGTTTCCGACCCTTTTATCGACCAATATCGCCAATCCTGATTTGTCTTGGGAGACTGCAAAGAAGTTAGACATTGCCTTGGAGATGGGAATATTAAAAGATAGAGTTTTACTGAAGGTGGATTATTACCGCAACAGGACATCAAACATCCTGATGTATGAACCATTACCAAGCCAAACAGGTACGACTTCCCTATTAAAGAATGTTGGTGCTACATTTCAAAATAGAGGTTTTGAATTTGAGCTTAGTACAGTTAACGTTGCCAAGTCAAATTTTAAGTGGACGACCAATATCAATTTAACCATAAACAGGGACAAAATCCTTTCTTTCCCAGGCCTCGCTGATTCCTACTATGCTACTCAATTCATCGTTGGTCAGCCTGCCACTGTGCCATTATTATATCATTATACAGGACCAGATCCGCAAAACGGTCTTCCAACTTACCAAGATAAAAACGGCGACGGCGTTATTAATGAATCAGACCTGTCGCAAGCCCCTTATGGACACCCATTTTATGGTGGTATAACCAATAATATAAAGTATAAGTCTTTGGAACTGGATTTCACCTTCCAATACAATCACCGCATGGGGTATAAAGACGCGACACTCGCGTTCGCCTCATTGCCGTTTGGTTCAACTTATCAAAATCCTAGTACAGGAGCATTGAATAGATGGATGGCGCCGGGAAGTACAGGCTATTATCCTGTAGCAACCCTAAATTATGATCCTTCCTTTTCAAATCTGGATCTCTCGGATTATAATTGGGGTGATGCATCCTATCTTAAATTGAAAACAGTGAGTCTAAATTACTCTCTTCCCAAAATGTGGATAAGTCGAATTGGGTTCAGTAATGCCACAGTTTATTTACAAGGACAAAACCTTTATACCTGGGCTAAGCAGAAATACATTTATGACCCAGAGGTAGCAGCCGGCGGTGCCGGATCTGGGCCCGGGGTGGGTCGATTCAATGCTTTTCCACAATTACGGACTATCGTTCTTGGATTAAATTGTTCATTTTAA
- a CDS encoding DUF2255 family protein translates to MNKDDEQFSPNDLKQIDDADDLHISPYREDGVTYGTPTWIWAVVVDGDLYVRAYSGIASRWHKAALKQKAGRIIAAGMTKEVGFEPVYDRALEQHIDEAYKKKYKNSPYLADMISSRAQSATIKISQRAG, encoded by the coding sequence ATGAATAAAGATGATGAACAGTTTTCGCCAAACGACCTGAAACAGATTGATGATGCTGATGACTTGCACATATCGCCCTATCGGGAAGACGGTGTTACATACGGCACGCCCACATGGATATGGGCGGTCGTGGTAGATGGGGATTTGTACGTGCGCGCCTATAGCGGCATTGCGTCACGATGGCACAAGGCCGCTCTGAAACAGAAAGCCGGGCGTATAATAGCCGCGGGCATGACAAAAGAGGTGGGTTTTGAACCTGTTTACGATCGCGCCTTAGAACAACATATCGATGAAGCCTATAAAAAAAAATACAAGAACAGCCCATATCTTGCCGATATGATCAGCAGCCGGGCACAATCGGCTACGATAAAAATTTCACAAAGGGCAGGATAA
- a CDS encoding FecR family protein: protein MEEQHLTDLIGKYLAGKATDSEKKELNDWYSQQNEREAVWESDVDNEEKRVEARMLRQINAHVQSTRTRVFYFNKRFIRGAAAVFAGFFLLSGIYFLVAPRHSGNKNLVAASVSAPVKFSENKYVKLPDGSIVVLHSGSKIQYNFNGKVRELSLFGEAYFDIKHKTDQPFVIHTGNLTTTVLGTAFNIVAFPGQNITVSVTRGKVSVADKNKKIVAVLLPNQQVTYSDVTKMGNLQIVKAKEVITWTKSDMQLDDIPFKQVAERLSRRYSVEVKFKNPDLEKCLIHGRFDGTESLQQVLDVLTRTIGASYTIDGQNIMIDGTACQ, encoded by the coding sequence ATGGAAGAGCAACATTTGACCGACCTGATCGGAAAGTATTTAGCGGGGAAAGCGACTGATTCGGAGAAGAAAGAACTGAATGATTGGTATTCGCAGCAAAATGAAAGAGAAGCGGTATGGGAGAGTGATGTCGACAATGAGGAAAAAAGAGTAGAAGCAAGAATGCTTAGACAGATTAACGCACATGTTCAATCAACAAGGACCAGGGTATTTTACTTTAACAAGAGATTTATTCGCGGGGCCGCCGCGGTGTTTGCTGGTTTTTTTCTATTGTCCGGTATTTATTTTTTAGTTGCACCACGCCACAGCGGAAATAAAAATTTAGTAGCGGCATCAGTTAGCGCACCTGTTAAATTTTCTGAAAATAAATATGTGAAATTACCAGACGGAAGTATTGTGGTTCTTCATTCCGGAAGCAAAATACAATATAATTTCAACGGAAAAGTCCGGGAACTTTCATTGTTTGGTGAGGCGTATTTTGATATCAAGCATAAGACAGATCAACCGTTTGTCATCCATACGGGTAATCTAACGACCACTGTTTTAGGAACAGCCTTTAATATTGTTGCGTTTCCGGGGCAGAACATTACGGTTTCAGTGACCCGTGGAAAAGTAAGCGTTGCAGACAAAAACAAAAAAATTGTCGCGGTACTATTGCCCAACCAGCAAGTTACCTATAGCGACGTTACCAAAATGGGGAACCTTCAAATTGTTAAAGCAAAGGAGGTGATTACCTGGACGAAGTCAGATATGCAATTAGATGACATACCTTTCAAGCAGGTAGCTGAAAGGTTGAGCAGGCGTTATAGCGTCGAGGTAAAGTTCAAAAATCCGGATTTGGAAAAATGCCTGATCCATGGAAGGTTTGACGGAACAGAATCCCTGCAGCAAGTGTTGGATGTATTGACTCGAACAATCGGTGCTAGTTATACTATCGATGGACAGAATATTATGATAGACGGAACAGCATGTCAATGA
- a CDS encoding L-serine ammonia-lyase encodes MVKEQISVFDIFKIGIGPSSSHTLGPWRAALQFVKSLKKGNKLGITTQVKIFLYGSLAKTGKGHGTDVAVLLGLSGYDPVTFDVDLIDSKIKQIRDSRELRLAEQKVIEFIYTDDLYFLYNEILSYHPNGLTFQAFLNSGKVFSETYYSVGGGFVVKEGEEENLDNQVALPYPINTAAELLAYCKDTGLQIHELVMANELTWRSELQTKAGLLNVFNTIKECIYKGCRTNGILPGGLNVARRAAGINSKLLGNVDYKNFDEWVLLIKNTGKEFSNILDWVSCFALAVNEENASFGRVVTAPTNGAAGVIPAVLMYFIIFCDEQSEESLIRFFSVASEIGSIFKKGATISAAMGGCQAEIGVSSAMAAAALTDGLGGSQEQALMAAEIAMEHHLGLTCDPIGGLVQIPCIERNTMGAIKAIAAAQLALQGNPGQAKVSLDAVINTMWETALDMNSKYKETSDGGLATNIPLSLPEC; translated from the coding sequence ATAGTAAAAGAACAAATATCTGTATTTGACATATTCAAGATCGGCATCGGGCCGTCCAGTTCCCATACGCTCGGTCCATGGCGTGCTGCTCTTCAGTTCGTGAAATCTTTAAAAAAGGGCAATAAGCTTGGTATAACTACCCAGGTGAAGATATTTCTATATGGCTCACTGGCTAAGACCGGCAAAGGACATGGCACAGATGTCGCTGTACTACTCGGATTGAGCGGATATGACCCGGTAACTTTTGATGTAGATCTAATTGATAGTAAGATAAAGCAGATCAGGGATTCTCGTGAATTAAGACTGGCTGAACAAAAAGTCATCGAATTTATTTATACGGATGACTTATATTTTCTTTATAATGAGATTTTATCCTATCATCCTAATGGATTGACCTTCCAGGCCTTTTTGAATTCCGGAAAAGTATTTTCAGAAACTTATTACTCGGTCGGTGGCGGATTTGTAGTTAAGGAAGGCGAAGAGGAAAACTTAGATAATCAGGTGGCGCTGCCATATCCTATTAATACAGCGGCGGAATTGTTAGCTTATTGCAAAGATACAGGTCTTCAAATCCACGAGCTGGTTATGGCAAATGAATTAACCTGGCGCTCTGAACTCCAAACCAAAGCGGGCTTACTAAATGTATTCAATACTATAAAAGAGTGTATTTATAAGGGGTGCCGTACAAACGGTATACTTCCCGGGGGCTTAAATGTAGCAAGAAGGGCCGCAGGAATTAATAGCAAGCTTTTAGGTAACGTCGATTACAAAAATTTTGATGAATGGGTTTTATTAATTAAAAACACGGGGAAGGAATTCAGCAATATTTTGGACTGGGTGAGTTGTTTTGCCCTTGCTGTTAACGAAGAAAATGCCTCTTTTGGAAGGGTCGTTACTGCACCTACTAACGGTGCGGCCGGGGTGATTCCTGCTGTTTTAATGTATTTCATCATTTTCTGTGACGAACAGTCTGAGGAAAGTCTAATCAGGTTTTTTTCGGTTGCATCAGAGATCGGTAGCATATTTAAGAAAGGTGCCACGATATCAGCTGCAATGGGCGGTTGCCAGGCCGAAATTGGTGTATCCTCGGCAATGGCTGCTGCAGCCTTGACCGACGGGTTGGGCGGTTCGCAGGAACAGGCGTTGATGGCCGCTGAAATTGCAATGGAGCATCATTTGGGGTTGACCTGTGATCCAATTGGTGGGCTAGTACAAATTCCTTGTATTGAGCGAAATACAATGGGTGCCATTAAAGCCATAGCTGCAGCCCAGCTCGCGCTTCAGGGAAATCCGGGACAAGCAAAAGTTAGTCTGGATGCGGTCATTAATACGATGTGGGAGACAGCACTCGACATGAACTCAAAATATAAGGAAACCTCTGACGGGGGACTTGCCACCAACATACCGCTCAGTTTACCCGAATGTTAA
- a CDS encoding protein-disulfide reductase DsbD domain-containing protein, with protein sequence MKRILIAAIVILFSMHTKAQILAPVKWSYAAKKINKEEAVIFLKATIDNGWHIYSQNVKDGGPVKTSFTFTPSKDYTVAGKTAEPAPVTKFEKVFNMDVSYFEHAVVFQQKIKLKAGEAMIKGQLEYMTCNDKQCLPPANIDFSIAVK encoded by the coding sequence ATGAAAAGGATATTAATAGCCGCCATCGTGATATTGTTCAGTATGCATACGAAGGCACAGATTTTAGCACCTGTCAAGTGGAGTTACGCAGCGAAAAAAATAAATAAAGAGGAAGCCGTCATATTTTTAAAAGCGACCATCGACAATGGCTGGCATATTTATTCGCAAAATGTAAAAGACGGAGGCCCGGTAAAAACCAGCTTTACTTTTACACCCTCAAAGGATTACACGGTTGCCGGTAAAACGGCAGAGCCCGCACCTGTAACTAAATTTGAAAAAGTTTTTAATATGGATGTCAGCTATTTTGAACACGCCGTGGTTTTTCAACAGAAAATTAAGTTAAAGGCAGGCGAAGCAATGATTAAAGGGCAATTGGAATATATGACCTGTAATGACAAGCAATGCCTTCCACCGGCAAATATTGACTTTAGCATTGCAGTAAAATAA